One Desulfovibrio fairfieldensis genomic window carries:
- a CDS encoding methyl-accepting chemotaxis protein — MSISKASSAINAGIIILTCLVGYFVFQLYYAIQNNLDLARNKEIAVQLAGELMESSKQLTSYVRQYAATGDSRYEKIYFGIVDERAGKTPRAASRDVAPGQKIALTDLMKQYGVTADEFTLVEKGNQLSDALIALETEAMNAVKGIYKDAKGDYTVKGEPNMERARELVFGPAYNAETEKIMAPLNEFFATLEKRTSAQVAASVERVDRNGLFLCFALALTLLLSLISAVYARKGICRPLERLSDFAQKVMAGDYASRIETHSNNEIGTLSRALDAMLDKLESQLAFSRGVLETLPVPCAVFDTEDKLAFANAPMLSTFEHPGKMEDFIGMASGKFYYNDETRATSITRCLESGEAASMDFVVERKTGKPMHADIFTKPMLDDKGRLSHAILILLDTTTTFEQQEAIKRNSETMRGVAASVLDLLQAANAACEQLVSVLVKTDKATAETTERMHDTLTAMEQMNMAVLDISKNASDAAASSDNMRNTATDGQNIVGQVVSSINLVQKNSLALRADMEKLSDEAQSINQIMTVISDIADQTNLLALNAAIEAARAGDAGRGFAVVADEVRKLAEKTMSATTEVGSAIENIQQGTRRNMEHVDRAVVSIEEVTGLANTSGDRLKDIVEITALSADMVRAIATASEQQSASSAQINEAVEAVDSTLKDVAVVIADANNAAQQLNGQMAEIRQLMDKLKP; from the coding sequence ATGAGCATCAGCAAGGCCTCATCCGCCATAAACGCTGGGATTATTATCCTGACATGCCTTGTGGGTTATTTTGTCTTCCAGCTGTATTACGCCATTCAAAATAATCTGGATCTCGCGCGCAACAAGGAAATAGCCGTCCAGCTTGCCGGTGAGCTGATGGAATCCTCCAAGCAGCTCACCAGCTATGTCCGCCAGTACGCCGCTACCGGCGACAGCCGGTATGAAAAAATCTATTTCGGCATTGTGGACGAGCGGGCGGGCAAAACGCCCCGCGCGGCCAGCCGCGACGTGGCTCCGGGCCAGAAAATCGCGCTTACTGATCTGATGAAACAGTACGGAGTCACCGCCGACGAATTCACCCTGGTTGAAAAAGGCAACCAGCTTTCCGACGCGCTGATCGCTCTGGAAACCGAGGCCATGAACGCCGTCAAAGGCATCTACAAAGATGCCAAGGGCGACTACACGGTCAAGGGCGAACCCAATATGGAACGGGCTCGTGAGCTGGTCTTTGGTCCGGCGTATAATGCGGAAACCGAAAAAATCATGGCTCCGCTCAATGAATTTTTCGCCACATTGGAAAAGCGCACCAGCGCACAGGTGGCCGCCAGCGTCGAGCGCGTCGATCGCAACGGGCTCTTCCTCTGTTTTGCTCTGGCCCTGACTCTGCTGCTCAGTCTGATTTCAGCCGTCTACGCCCGCAAGGGCATCTGCCGACCCTTGGAGCGTCTTTCCGATTTTGCCCAAAAAGTCATGGCCGGCGATTACGCTTCGCGTATTGAAACCCATTCGAACAATGAAATCGGAACGCTGTCCAGAGCCCTCGACGCCATGCTGGACAAGCTGGAAAGCCAGCTCGCTTTCTCGCGCGGCGTGCTGGAGACCCTGCCCGTGCCCTGCGCCGTGTTCGACACGGAAGACAAACTGGCTTTCGCCAATGCTCCCATGCTGAGCACTTTTGAGCATCCGGGAAAGATGGAAGACTTCATCGGCATGGCGTCCGGCAAATTTTATTACAATGACGAGACACGCGCCACTTCCATCACCCGGTGCCTGGAAAGCGGAGAAGCCGCCAGCATGGACTTCGTTGTCGAGAGGAAAACGGGCAAACCCATGCATGCGGACATTTTTACCAAGCCCATGCTCGACGACAAGGGCCGGTTGTCGCATGCCATTCTGATTCTGCTGGACACCACCACAACTTTTGAGCAGCAGGAAGCCATCAAACGCAACAGCGAAACTATGCGCGGCGTGGCCGCCTCGGTGCTGGATCTGCTGCAAGCGGCCAATGCGGCCTGCGAACAGCTGGTCAGCGTGCTGGTGAAAACCGACAAGGCTACTGCCGAAACAACGGAACGCATGCACGATACGCTCACCGCCATGGAACAAATGAATATGGCCGTGCTGGACATTTCCAAAAACGCCAGCGACGCGGCCGCCAGTTCCGACAATATGCGCAATACGGCCACGGACGGCCAGAACATCGTGGGGCAGGTGGTTTCCTCCATTAACCTGGTGCAGAAGAACTCTCTGGCTCTGCGCGCCGACATGGAAAAGCTGAGCGACGAAGCCCAGAGCATCAATCAGATCATGACCGTGATCTCGGATATCGCCGACCAGACCAATCTGCTGGCGCTCAATGCGGCCATTGAAGCCGCACGCGCAGGCGATGCAGGGCGCGGGTTTGCCGTGGTGGCCGACGAGGTGCGCAAGCTGGCGGAAAAAACCATGAGCGCCACCACGGAAGTGGGCAGCGCCATTGAAAACATCCAGCAGGGCACCCGCCGCAATATGGAGCATGTGGACCGTGCCGTGGTCAGCATCGAGGAAGTGACCGGCCTTGCAAACACATCGGGCGACCGGCTCAAGGACATTGTGGAAATCACGGCCCTGTCCGCCGATATGGTGCGGGCCATTGCCACGGCCTCGGAACAGCAGTCCGCTTCGTCGGCGCAGATCAACGAAGCCGTGGAAGCGGTGGACAGCACACTCAAGGATGTGGCCGTGGTCATTGCCGACGCCAACAACGCCGCCCAGCAACTCAACGGCCAGATGGCCGAAATCCGGCAGTTGATGGACAAGCTCAAGCCCTGA
- a CDS encoding M23 family metallopeptidase: protein MPQTPALPPAADGDGAATVAPPLPAAREAGKLPPLAEMITSPFGRRRMPGWLSRRGMVMREHSGLDIRARLGWPVVAFDGGMVSHAGPHGLSGIVVEIRQDDGMTARYAHLQKVLVSAGRRVRRGEAVGLVGCTGRTTGAHLHFGLQNAKGELVDPLPYLRSAEQLLRPAPGQIPAELTPQQCGPVIRGRNGRPARIGDLKTLENYSPPPIPAWGEGR from the coding sequence GTGCCGCAAACTCCGGCCTTGCCTCCGGCCGCTGATGGCGACGGCGCGGCAACGGTTGCGCCGCCCTTGCCCGCAGCGCGGGAAGCGGGCAAACTGCCGCCCCTGGCGGAAATGATCACCTCGCCCTTCGGGCGGCGGCGTATGCCCGGCTGGCTGAGCCGGCGCGGCATGGTGATGCGCGAGCATTCCGGCCTGGATATCCGTGCCCGGCTGGGCTGGCCTGTGGTGGCTTTTGACGGCGGCATGGTCAGCCATGCCGGGCCGCACGGCCTTTCCGGCATAGTGGTGGAAATCCGGCAGGATGACGGCATGACCGCGCGCTATGCCCATCTGCAGAAGGTCCTGGTTTCTGCGGGACGGCGGGTGCGGCGCGGCGAAGCCGTGGGCCTGGTGGGCTGTACCGGCAGGACCACGGGCGCGCATCTGCATTTCGGCCTGCAAAACGCCAAGGGGGAGCTGGTGGACCCCCTGCCGTATCTGCGCAGCGCCGAGCAGTTGTTGCGCCCCGCGCCCGGGCAGATTCCCGCTGAACTCACGCCGCAGCAGTGCGGCCCGGTAATCCGGGGCCGTAACGGACGGCCCGCGCGCATAGGAGACCTCAAAACACTGGAGAATTACAGCCCGCCGCCCATCCCTGCCTGGGGCGAAGGGCGGTAG
- a CDS encoding molybdenum cofactor guanylyltransferase: MTKTTRGDVAGVVLAGGLSSRLGQEKALLRVHGREHPDLLCRTHNLLTALLPQCWVACRPGRPRPGYDCLYDQVEGLGPFSGVHAALRGAAQQGYAAVLALSCDLPFMDDATLRRLLAARDVASSDRLLTTFCQTETGFIEALTAIYEVAALPLFDKALARGERKLSRIIPLERQERIAYSQGEALPFFNINYPADLELVRRLLAAL; this comes from the coding sequence ATGACCAAAACCACCAGGGGCGACGTGGCCGGTGTGGTGCTGGCCGGAGGACTTTCTTCCCGCCTGGGGCAGGAAAAAGCCCTCTTGCGGGTGCACGGCCGGGAACACCCGGATCTGCTGTGCCGCACGCACAACCTTTTGACCGCGCTTTTACCCCAATGCTGGGTGGCCTGCCGTCCGGGACGCCCGCGTCCGGGCTATGACTGTCTTTATGATCAGGTGGAGGGCCTGGGCCCGTTCAGCGGCGTGCATGCGGCCCTGCGCGGGGCCGCGCAACAGGGGTATGCCGCCGTACTGGCCTTGTCCTGCGATCTGCCTTTCATGGACGACGCCACCTTGCGCCGCCTGCTGGCCGCGCGCGATGTCGCGTCCTCCGACCGTCTGCTCACAACATTCTGCCAGACCGAAACGGGTTTTATCGAGGCGCTCACGGCCATCTATGAAGTGGCGGCGCTGCCCTTGTTCGACAAGGCCCTGGCCCGGGGCGAGCGCAAGTTGAGCCGCATCATTCCCCTGGAACGGCAGGAGCGCATCGCCTACAGCCAGGGCGAAGCCCTGCCTTTTTTCAACATCAATTATCCCGCTGACCTGGAGCTGGTGCGCCGCCTGCTGGCTGCGCTCTAG
- a CDS encoding pirin family protein: protein MKYRTIKSDVTGHPAIDGAGVHLVRVLGSPTVRSFDPFLMLDAFDSRNPADYIKGFPMHPHRGIETFTYLIQGEIDHKDSLGNSGKILDGCCQWMTAGSGILHQEMPQASDRILGLQLWINLPRKDKMVEPKYRDITVDMVPKVEEEAGTVAVVAGRYKNVEGATKGDYVDVRFLDMTLKPGYTWTVETKPSHTVFAYLVEGTCALTENNAMLSAKHAYLFTEGDAVALTGGLEGARLVLVSGKPLHEAVAWGGPIVMNSEDELREAFQELEDGTFIKHAKKTAGARA, encoded by the coding sequence ATGAAATACCGCACTATTAAAAGCGATGTTACCGGCCATCCCGCCATTGACGGCGCGGGTGTGCATCTGGTCCGCGTTTTGGGTTCCCCCACTGTAAGAAGTTTTGATCCTTTTCTGATGCTGGACGCTTTCGACTCCCGCAATCCCGCTGACTACATCAAGGGCTTTCCCATGCACCCGCATCGGGGCATTGAAACCTTCACCTACCTTATCCAGGGCGAGATCGACCATAAGGACAGCCTGGGCAATTCGGGCAAGATTCTGGACGGCTGCTGCCAGTGGATGACTGCGGGCAGCGGCATTCTGCACCAGGAAATGCCGCAGGCCAGCGACAGGATTCTGGGCCTGCAGCTCTGGATCAACCTGCCCCGCAAGGACAAGATGGTAGAGCCCAAATACCGCGACATCACAGTGGACATGGTGCCCAAGGTGGAAGAAGAGGCGGGCACCGTGGCTGTGGTGGCCGGGCGGTATAAGAATGTGGAAGGCGCAACCAAGGGCGACTATGTGGATGTGCGTTTTCTGGATATGACCCTCAAGCCGGGCTACACCTGGACCGTGGAGACCAAGCCCTCGCATACGGTCTTTGCCTATCTGGTGGAAGGCACCTGCGCGCTTACGGAAAACAACGCCATGTTGTCGGCCAAGCATGCCTATCTCTTTACGGAAGGCGACGCCGTGGCTTTGACCGGCGGCCTGGAGGGCGCGCGCCTGGTACTGGTATCCGGCAAGCCCCTGCACGAAGCCGTGGCCTGGGGCGGCCCCATCGTTATGAACAGCGAGGATGAACTGCGCGAAGCCTTCCAGGAACTGGAGGACGGCACCTTCATCAAGCACGCCAAAAAGACTGCGGGAGCTCGCGCGTAA
- a CDS encoding formate dehydrogenase accessory protein FdhE, producing MVTLFSLDDAALSRRLERLASLAWLPGALLEIVGGTLRLQRAARSSLNPPDAARLAVAGPEARAQGAPWLPAADFPYDPAPASPLWDELCTLLASLRGSPAEAVQTLRRETAADEMLPAKAFAAFMQNDEAFFSAWAARLPQAPALIHFLAQATLTPQLAAVTDALATARDDRRVWEHGHCPHCGRPPFMGELHGKEGLRRHTCSFCGASYRAARLQCPFCLERGEDKLRMFTTDSLPFFEVHVCKTCNNYIKLADLREQDEALPAALSDLASLPLDMLARQEGYSRPTPSAWGF from the coding sequence ATGGTCACTCTCTTTTCTCTTGATGACGCCGCCCTGAGCCGCCGCCTGGAGCGTCTTGCTTCCCTGGCCTGGCTGCCCGGAGCCCTGCTGGAAATTGTGGGCGGCACGCTGCGTCTGCAACGGGCGGCTCGCAGCAGCCTGAACCCGCCGGATGCGGCGCGCCTTGCTGTAGCCGGACCCGAGGCCCGGGCCCAGGGCGCGCCCTGGCTGCCCGCCGCAGACTTTCCCTATGACCCTGCTCCGGCCAGTCCGCTCTGGGACGAACTCTGCACCCTCCTGGCCTCGCTCCGGGGCAGCCCGGCCGAGGCCGTGCAAACCCTGCGCCGGGAAACCGCGGCGGATGAGATGCTGCCCGCCAAAGCCTTTGCGGCCTTCATGCAAAACGATGAAGCCTTTTTCTCCGCCTGGGCCGCCCGCCTGCCGCAGGCCCCGGCCCTGATTCATTTTCTGGCCCAGGCCACCCTGACTCCGCAACTGGCCGCCGTGACCGATGCTCTGGCCACCGCGCGCGACGACCGGCGCGTCTGGGAACACGGGCATTGCCCGCACTGCGGCCGTCCGCCCTTCATGGGCGAACTGCACGGCAAGGAAGGCCTGCGCCGGCATACCTGTTCATTCTGCGGCGCGAGCTACAGAGCGGCCAGGCTGCAATGCCCCTTCTGCCTGGAGCGTGGAGAGGACAAGTTACGCATGTTTACCACCGACAGCCTGCCGTTCTTTGAAGTGCATGTTTGCAAGACCTGTAACAACTACATAAAGCTGGCCGATCTGCGTGAACAGGACGAAGCCCTGCCGGCGGCCCTGAGTGATCTGGCTTCGCTGCCGCTGGACATGCTGGCCCGGCAGGAGGGCTACAGTCGCCCGACGCCGTCGGCCTGGGGTTTCTGA
- a CDS encoding methyl-accepting chemotaxis protein, which translates to MKLSTKIAASMGCVAVLMGILGVYLIMQMAKVNDVNNEMADRLIPIVKAADEMNNAATEYRLAEVLHLYSTEPAQMREYEERQGKWAALIAGDVKKLEGMLFSPQAKQALQAYLAARQEFQDVHKQMLTLSRENRTQEAVAVLFGDSRAQYDKMSEALDTLLAAINNTITESNIAGDEMYANSRLLGIILVVFAVLTAVILTLLLVRNTLRQLGKDPGELNVIAKRVVDGDYNVDDGGKKMGVYSSIVEMVNALKEHIENAQRESENAKEQSRKAQEAMEQANAASAEAQAKTEAMLVAADKLEQVGVVVSSASTELSAQIEQSDRGAAESAQRLSEAATAMNEMNATVQEVAKNAGNASSASAETKQRAEAGAQVVEKAVHSIEEVHHLSLELKEDMTQLNEHAQDISRIMAVISDIADQTNLLALNAAIEAARAGEAGRGFAVVADEVRKLAEKTMASTQDVGNAIKAIQESTTKSMTGVDNAVQRIGEATELANQSGRALQEIVSTVEATSDQVNAIATASEEQSAASEEINQSIVQVNDMAKQTADAMGEAAKAVSDLAAQAQGLTALIQELKEA; encoded by the coding sequence ATGAAACTCTCGACAAAAATTGCGGCGAGTATGGGCTGTGTGGCTGTGCTCATGGGCATCCTGGGCGTGTATCTGATCATGCAGATGGCCAAAGTCAATGATGTGAACAATGAGATGGCGGATCGGCTGATTCCGATAGTAAAGGCGGCGGACGAGATGAACAATGCGGCTACGGAATACCGTCTGGCCGAAGTGCTGCATCTTTACTCCACAGAACCCGCTCAAATGCGGGAATACGAAGAAAGGCAGGGGAAATGGGCGGCACTCATCGCCGGGGACGTTAAAAAACTTGAGGGTATGCTTTTCAGTCCCCAGGCCAAACAGGCTCTTCAAGCGTATCTGGCGGCCCGGCAGGAGTTTCAGGATGTGCACAAACAGATGCTCACGCTCTCACGGGAAAACCGCACACAGGAAGCCGTTGCCGTGTTATTCGGCGACTCGCGCGCGCAATACGACAAGATGAGCGAGGCCCTCGACACGCTCTTGGCGGCAATCAACAATACCATCACGGAGAGCAATATCGCGGGCGATGAAATGTACGCCAATTCGCGCCTGCTGGGCATTATTCTGGTGGTGTTTGCCGTGCTGACCGCCGTCATCCTGACCTTGCTGCTGGTGCGCAATACCCTGCGCCAATTGGGCAAGGACCCAGGTGAACTGAACGTCATCGCCAAGCGCGTGGTGGACGGCGACTATAATGTGGATGACGGCGGGAAAAAAATGGGCGTCTATAGTTCCATTGTGGAAATGGTCAATGCCCTGAAAGAACATATTGAGAACGCCCAACGCGAGTCGGAAAACGCCAAGGAACAGTCCCGCAAGGCCCAGGAGGCCATGGAACAGGCCAATGCCGCCAGTGCCGAAGCCCAGGCCAAGACCGAAGCCATGCTGGTGGCCGCCGACAAGCTGGAACAGGTGGGTGTGGTGGTTTCCTCGGCCTCCACCGAGCTTTCGGCCCAGATCGAGCAGTCCGACCGGGGCGCGGCGGAATCCGCGCAGCGCCTGTCCGAAGCGGCCACAGCCATGAACGAAATGAACGCCACAGTGCAGGAAGTTGCCAAGAATGCGGGCAACGCCTCTTCCGCGTCCGCCGAAACCAAACAGAGAGCCGAGGCGGGCGCGCAGGTGGTGGAAAAGGCCGTCCACAGCATTGAGGAAGTTCATCACTTGTCCCTGGAACTCAAGGAAGACATGACCCAGCTCAACGAGCACGCCCAGGACATCAGCCGGATTATGGCCGTGATTTCGGACATCGCGGACCAGACCAACCTGCTGGCCCTGAATGCCGCCATTGAGGCGGCACGGGCCGGAGAGGCCGGACGGGGCTTTGCCGTGGTGGCCGACGAAGTGCGCAAGCTGGCTGAAAAAACCATGGCCTCGACTCAGGATGTGGGCAACGCCATCAAGGCCATTCAGGAAAGCACGACCAAGAGCATGACCGGGGTGGACAACGCCGTACAACGCATCGGCGAGGCCACGGAACTGGCCAATCAATCCGGGCGCGCCCTGCAGGAGATTGTGAGCACGGTGGAGGCCACGTCGGATCAGGTCAACGCCATTGCCACGGCCAGCGAGGAACAGTCCGCCGCTTCCGAAGAAATCAACCAGTCCATCGTCCAGGTCAACGACATGGCCAAGCAGACCGCCGACGCCATGGGCGAGGCGGCCAAGGCCGTGTCCGATCTGGCGGCCCAGGCTCAGGGCCTCACGGCCCTGATTCAGGAACTGAAAGAAGCGTAA
- a CDS encoding formate dehydrogenase accessory sulfurtransferase FdhD, which translates to MHSARGGWPSGPAPLDVRARRFRRGRWEDLPEVAAREEAVRVLHPGGSADLWAWPHELEDLALGHVLLDCSPCRTAVFRSDQGQGNVLGDRPVPLRAGRVERLDTPEGRHCLRVCLELSSADPAAPAATPRLGAAALLARMNDFFAEPGLWDGTGSFHRAGLFHPEKGLVRVAEDIGRHNCLDRLAGFCARQNLESAAYALFISARITGSLYAKARRAGFALLVSRGAVTGAALTAAMAQDITLVGFCRPAEERLTVFCDSAGRVTA; encoded by the coding sequence ATGCATAGCGCCCGCGGCGGATGGCCGTCCGGCCCGGCCCCTCTGGATGTGCGGGCCCGGCGCTTCCGGCGCGGCCGCTGGGAGGATCTGCCTGAGGTGGCCGCCCGTGAAGAAGCCGTACGCGTGCTTCATCCCGGCGGAAGCGCCGACCTCTGGGCTTGGCCGCACGAGCTGGAGGATCTGGCCTTGGGGCATGTGCTGCTGGACTGCTCCCCATGCAGAACGGCGGTATTCCGCTCTGACCAAGGGCAGGGGAATGTCTTGGGGGACAGGCCCGTGCCCCTGCGAGCCGGGCGGGTGGAGCGTCTGGACACGCCAGAGGGACGGCATTGCCTGCGGGTGTGCTTGGAGCTTTCTTCGGCTGATCCCGCTGCCCCTGCCGCGACGCCGCGCCTCGGCGCCGCCGCTCTGCTGGCGCGGATGAATGATTTTTTTGCCGAACCGGGTCTCTGGGACGGCACGGGTTCGTTCCACCGCGCGGGCTTGTTCCACCCTGAAAAAGGGCTGGTACGGGTGGCCGAAGATATCGGACGCCACAATTGTCTGGACCGCCTGGCCGGATTCTGCGCCCGACAGAACCTTGAATCCGCCGCGTATGCGCTGTTTATCTCCGCCCGGATCACCGGCAGCCTGTATGCCAAGGCCCGGCGGGCAGGCTTCGCGTTGCTGGTCAGCCGGGGCGCGGTGACCGGCGCGGCCCTGACAGCGGCCATGGCCCAGGACATAACTCTGGTGGGCTTTTGCCGCCCCGCGGAGGAACGGTTGACCGTGTTCTGCGACAGTGCCGGGCGGGTGACGGCATGA
- the tnpA gene encoding IS200/IS605 family transposase, producing MGDAKSLAHTRWNCKYHIVFAPKYRRQVFYGEKKRAIGEILRKLCEWKDVKIVEAECCPDHIHMLLEIPPKMSVSSFMGYLKGKSSLMIYEQFGDLKFKYRNREFWCRGYYVDTVGKNKAKIQDYIKHQLESDKLGDQLSLPYPRSPFTGRK from the coding sequence ATGGGTGACGCCAAAAGTTTAGCCCACACAAGGTGGAACTGCAAATATCACATTGTTTTTGCGCCTAAATATCGCCGCCAGGTGTTCTATGGTGAAAAGAAGCGCGCCATTGGCGAAATTCTGCGCAAGTTGTGCGAATGGAAGGATGTAAAAATAGTGGAGGCAGAATGTTGCCCAGACCACATCCACATGCTGCTTGAGATTCCCCCCAAAATGAGTGTGTCGAGTTTTATGGGCTATCTGAAGGGTAAGAGTAGTCTCATGATCTATGAACAATTTGGGGATTTGAAGTTCAAATACCGCAATCGAGAATTTTGGTGCCGTGGGTATTACGTCGATACAGTGGGCAAGAATAAGGCCAAGATTCAGGATTACATCAAGCATCAGCTGGAGTCGGATAAACTTGGCGATCAGTTGAGCCTACCCTACCCAAGGAGCCCGTTTACGGGCCGCAAGTAA